In Thermoleophilia bacterium, the DNA window GGGGAACGATACGGGTGTGGGTCCCTGCCGGGTGGGCCGGGGGGTCGTATGCTCCGTGCGTGCCCGGTCGCGGAACCATGAACCCCGCCCTCATGGTGACGGCGTGCCGCATCGCCGTGATCCCCGGGGTGATGGCCCTCATCCTCGTCGATCGCACAGGGGGGCGGTACTGGGCATTCACGCTGTATGTGCTGGCGGCCGCAACCGACTCACTCGACGGCTGGCTCGCACGGTCGCGCGGTGAGGTGACCGTGGCCGGGGCCTTCCTCGACCCGCTCGCGGACAAGTTGCTGGTGGCCGGGGCCCTCGTGTGCCTCGTGGAGGTGGGCGACGTTTCGGCATGGATCGTGATGATCATCCTCGCCCGCGAGTTCGCCGTGACCGGCCTGCGTATGGTCGCGGTCAGCGAGAATCTGGTTATCCCCGCGAGCAACTTCGGCAAGGCCAAGACACTCAGCCAGAACGTCGCCATCGCCTGGATCATTCTCAATGTGGGCCCGGTGTGGACCGAGACCGGACTGCTGTACGTCGCCGTCGTGCTCACGGTCCTCTCGGGGGCGTACTACTTCATCATGGCCCGTCGCCGGCTCTTTGAAGTCCACGTTCCAGCCCCCGACGTCACCGGAGATCCGTGAACTTCGCCATCGCCATCATCGCCGCCTACTTCCTCGGCGCGATGCCGTTCGCCCTTCTCGCGGGCAAGATGAAGGGCGTTGATCTCCGGGCCGCCGGGAGCGGCAATCTCGGTGCCACCAACGTGTTTCGCAACCTGGGGCGTACGGCCGGCATCGTGGTGATGGCCCTCGACATCGCGAAGGGCGTGGGCGCTGTGCTTATCGCCGAGTCCCTCACCGGTGCCCCGTGGCCCATGGTCGCCGGTGCCGTGGCGATCATCGGTCACGTTTTCCCGGTGTGGACCAAGTTCCGGGGAGGCAAGGGGGTGGCGGTGGGGGCCGGCGTCCTCATCGGCCTCGCACCGGCGGCGGCCGGGGTGATGATCGGTATCTGGGTCGTCCTCGTCCTTGTCACGCGGTACGTGTCGGTGGCCAGCATCATCGCCGCGCTCTCCGCCGCCCCACTCGCATGGGCCTTCGGCACCCCGTGGTCCTACGTGGGGTTCGTCGCCCTCGTCTCCCTCGTCGTCATCGGGACGCACCGCGGCAACATCGTGCGCCTCGCGCGGGGGGAGGAGACCCGCATCAGCTTCGGTCGGAAGGCCCCCGCCCCTCCGCGAGCGTGATGTTGGCACCCCGTCGTCCTACGACGAGGGGTTCGCCGCCGCCGCCCTCGTACTCGTCGGAACGCACCGCGACACCCTCGTCCACCTCGCGCGGAGCGAGGAGACCCGCATCAGCGTCGGTCGGACGACCCCAGCCACTCTGCGAGCGTGATGTGCTGTGCCGCGTAGACGCCGCCCACGATCTCGGCGCGCATTTCGCCCAACAGGCCGTAGCGCTCGGCCTCCACGTCGTGGGTGTGGATCGTCTCGTAGTTCTCCTGGTGCGCGGAGAGGAACGCCGAGTCGGGCAGGTCGGGGAACCGGGCCACCACGCCGGCCACCATCTCTCGCACGCTGTCCTCGACGAACCGAGGACGACGATGGGCGCGGTCCACCACGTAGAGCTCGTCGGGCCGTTTGAGCAACT includes these proteins:
- the pgsA gene encoding CDP-diacylglycerol--glycerol-3-phosphate 3-phosphatidyltransferase: MNPALMVTACRIAVIPGVMALILVDRTGGRYWAFTLYVLAAATDSLDGWLARSRGEVTVAGAFLDPLADKLLVAGALVCLVEVGDVSAWIVMIILAREFAVTGLRMVAVSENLVIPASNFGKAKTLSQNVAIAWIILNVGPVWTETGLLYVAVVLTVLSGAYYFIMARRRLFEVHVPAPDVTGDP
- the plsY gene encoding glycerol-3-phosphate 1-O-acyltransferase — protein: MNFAIAIIAAYFLGAMPFALLAGKMKGVDLRAAGSGNLGATNVFRNLGRTAGIVVMALDIAKGVGAVLIAESLTGAPWPMVAGAVAIIGHVFPVWTKFRGGKGVAVGAGVLIGLAPAAAGVMIGIWVVLVLVTRYVSVASIIAALSAAPLAWAFGTPWSYVGFVALVSLVVIGTHRGNIVRLARGEETRISFGRKAPAPPRA